Proteins from a genomic interval of Nostoc sp. TCL240-02:
- the recR gene encoding recombination mediator RecR — MVKVKHSGDKTTVYARPLARLIEQLQRLPGVGPKSAQRLALHILKRPEAEVEALAQALIEAKKQIGLCSVCFHLSAEPVCEICRNANRDNNTICVVADPRDVIALEKTREYKGKYHVLGGVISPIDGIGPEQLNILALQRRVNQQKPQEVILAISPSVEGETTTLYIGQLLKPFTKVTRIAFGLPVGGDLEYADEVTLARALEGRRELD; from the coding sequence ATAGTTAAGGTAAAACATTCTGGAGATAAGACAACGGTTTACGCACGCCCTTTAGCACGGTTAATTGAGCAATTGCAACGCCTGCCGGGAGTTGGCCCTAAATCTGCCCAAAGACTGGCTTTGCATATTTTGAAGCGTCCAGAAGCAGAAGTAGAAGCTTTGGCACAAGCTTTAATTGAAGCCAAAAAACAGATAGGCTTGTGTTCTGTTTGCTTTCACTTATCTGCTGAACCTGTTTGTGAAATCTGCCGCAATGCCAACCGTGACAACAATACTATTTGTGTCGTAGCAGATCCCCGCGATGTAATTGCGCTGGAAAAAACCCGCGAATACAAAGGCAAATATCACGTTTTGGGTGGGGTGATTTCTCCAATTGATGGAATTGGCCCAGAACAGTTGAATATACTGGCTTTGCAGCGACGGGTAAATCAGCAAAAACCTCAAGAAGTGATTCTGGCAATTAGTCCGAGTGTAGAAGGGGAAACAACAACACTATATATAGGTCAGCTATTGAAACCGTTTACCAAAGTGACGCGGATTGCCTTTGGTTTGCCTGTAGGTGGTGATTTGGAATATGCCGACGAAGTGACCCTGGCAAGGGCATTGGAAGGACGCAGAGAGTTAGATTAA
- a CDS encoding RDD family protein has product MRFFNRITFQTPESVELEFTLAGIGNRALALLIDYTVLGITLLLFVFTWTVFSTQLVNLLEDFFTSLPNLDIWLLAIFFIIAFAIYISYFVFFETLWFGQTPGKRVAKIRVVRDDGRLIGLQQATLRALLRPFDETLFIGAFLIMLGSREKRLGDLAAGTIVIQAETPIASATLTISEQAKELYEQLIQIADVSKLLPDDFAVIREYLQRRAAMSLKARASLSLKLAEQVVAIINLENLPEAVTPDVFLEAVYLVYQEPKF; this is encoded by the coding sequence ATGCGCTTTTTTAATCGCATCACATTCCAGACTCCAGAAAGTGTAGAGTTGGAATTTACTTTAGCGGGAATTGGTAATCGAGCTTTAGCACTGCTGATTGACTATACAGTGTTGGGTATAACTTTGCTTCTGTTTGTCTTTACCTGGACTGTCTTTTCAACGCAGCTAGTAAATTTACTTGAAGACTTTTTTACGAGTTTACCAAATTTAGACATTTGGTTATTAGCAATTTTCTTCATTATTGCCTTTGCAATTTACATCAGCTATTTTGTATTTTTTGAAACCTTATGGTTTGGGCAAACCCCTGGTAAACGGGTTGCTAAAATTCGCGTAGTTCGAGATGATGGCAGGCTCATTGGGTTACAACAAGCAACTCTCCGTGCCCTACTGCGACCCTTTGATGAGACTTTATTTATTGGCGCTTTTTTAATTATGTTGGGTAGTCGTGAAAAGCGTTTAGGTGATTTGGCTGCCGGTACAATTGTAATTCAAGCTGAAACACCCATTGCATCTGCGACATTGACAATTTCAGAACAGGCAAAGGAACTTTATGAACAGTTAATCCAAATCGCCGATGTATCGAAATTATTGCCCGATGATTTTGCAGTTATTCGTGAATATTTGCAGCGACGGGCTGCAATGTCACTAAAGGCAAGAGCGTCACTATCTCTAAAGTTAGCCGAGCAAGTAGTAGCTATTATTAATTTAGAAAACTTGCCAGAGGCTGTTACACCTGATGTATTTTTAGAAGCTGTTTATCTCGTATATCAAGAACCTAAGTTTTAG
- a CDS encoding LuxR C-terminal-related transcriptional regulator: MIALTKTLVKTVAEPEQLENIDLLNSKRANFLQEVIEGLEDGILILSQTGEVVHSNASANRLCCQFNQDNFNPNFVPSAIWNLCESLLSSRYLFSDKLLILSDEIVLDKSNIFRIRVRLLDLDGFEVPCLLVTIENQYESVKNVALTEVKKFDLTPREAEIWFLYRSNYSYKEIAMKLYITINTVKKHMKNIHTKRQANFSDN, translated from the coding sequence ATGATTGCCCTAACAAAGACATTAGTAAAAACAGTAGCAGAACCAGAACAGCTAGAGAATATTGATTTACTTAACTCGAAGCGAGCTAATTTCTTACAAGAAGTAATTGAAGGCTTAGAAGACGGTATATTAATTTTAAGCCAAACTGGTGAAGTAGTACATAGTAATGCGTCTGCTAATCGCCTTTGCTGCCAATTCAATCAAGACAATTTTAACCCGAATTTTGTACCGTCAGCTATCTGGAATCTTTGTGAATCTTTACTCAGTAGCCGATATTTGTTTTCTGATAAACTTCTGATTTTGTCGGATGAAATTGTACTTGATAAGTCAAATATTTTTCGGATTAGGGTGAGACTACTAGATTTAGATGGGTTTGAAGTGCCTTGCTTATTAGTTACCATAGAAAACCAATATGAGTCTGTAAAAAATGTAGCACTCACTGAAGTTAAAAAATTTGACCTTACGCCACGAGAAGCTGAAATTTGGTTTCTCTATAGAAGCAACTACAGCTACAAAGAAATTGCTATGAAGCTTTACATCACCATAAACACCGTGAAGAAGCACATGAAAAATATTCACACTAAGCGACAAGCCAACTTTTCTGATAATTGA
- a CDS encoding DUF4168 domain-containing protein — protein sequence MNKISNFLSRSSRKRILCQSFFFGAIATASVISNAFSVNSKAYGQTSSPIANNTQIDSYAQAVLAMEPARQKAFETIKNLIGNGEIPKIVCNDSNSINGLPRKAQDIAVNYCNSSQKIVQDNGLSIDQFNKITIELQNNDLLKQQVYNTLLRLQKTPDSP from the coding sequence ATGAATAAAATTTCTAATTTCCTTTCCCGATCCAGCCGAAAGCGAATCCTTTGCCAATCATTCTTTTTCGGCGCGATCGCTACTGCGAGTGTCATTTCCAACGCTTTTTCAGTTAATTCAAAAGCTTATGGTCAAACTTCATCACCAATAGCTAATAATACTCAAATTGACAGCTACGCTCAAGCAGTGCTAGCAATGGAACCAGCACGTCAAAAGGCTTTTGAAACCATTAAAAACCTTATTGGCAATGGAGAAATTCCCAAAATTGTTTGTAACGATTCTAACAGCATAAATGGTCTTCCTAGAAAGGCTCAAGATATCGCAGTAAATTACTGTAATAGCTCTCAAAAAATTGTCCAAGATAATGGTTTGAGCATTGATCAGTTTAACAAAATCACTATAGAACTACAAAATAACGATCTTTTAAAACAGCAGGTTTATAATACCTTATTACGTCTACAAAAAACCCCTGATTCTCCTTAG
- the gcvP gene encoding aminomethyl-transferring glycine dehydrogenase produces the protein MVLNAPILKSNEQQVLDKKSQNLSSFAPRHIGPNSDDIQLMLKVLGFPSLDALIDKTVPQTIRLKQPLKLPEAESEYTALVFLKKVASKNQVFRSYIGMGYYDSITPPVIGRNILENPGWYTAYTPYQPEIAQGRLEALLNFQTLIIDLTGLEIANASLLDEATAAAEAMSLSYGVCKNQANAYFVSHDCHPQTIDVLQTRAKPLGIKIIVGDHQTFDFDQPIFGAVLQYPASDGTIYDYRAFIEKAHAKGALVTVAADPLSLTLLTPPGEFGADIAVGSTQRFGIPLGFGGPHAAYFATKEEYKRLVPGRIVGVSKDAQGKPALRLALQTREQHIRREKATSNICTAQVLLAVMASMYAVYHGPTGLKQIAENIHSLTVLLAEGLKRLGYSISSKDFFDTLRVELGRHNLKDILAVSEQLQINLRVFDATTVGISLDETTTPKDLIDLWQIFAGTDDLPFTLEQLTSDSSPHLSLSRTSTYLTHPVFNRYHSETELLRYLHKLESKDLSLTTSMIPLGSCTMKLNATAEMIPVSWEEFGKIHPFAPASQTQGYQILFEQLEAWLAEITGFAGISLQPNAGSQGEYAGLLVIRQYHENRGEAHRNVCLIPTSAHGTNPASAVMCGMKVVAVACDSQGNIDVDDLKAKAEKHSNELAALMVTYPSTHGVFEEPIQEICAVVHSHGGQVYMDGANMNAQVGICRPGDIGADVCHLNLHKTFCIPHGGGGPGMGPIGVASHLVSFLPGHPLVGTGDWGLGTRKEEIPSTQRIGAVAAAPWGSASILVISWMYIAMMGADGLTEATKVAILNANYIAKKLESYYPVLYQGKNGLVAHECILDLRSLKKSAAIEIDDVAKRLMDYGFHAPTVSWPVGGTIMVEPTESESKQELDRFCDALISIRQEIAEIEVGKVDIQDNVLKNAPHTAESLITGEWQHPYSREQAAYPAPWTREYKFWPAVGRIDAAFGDRNFVCSCLPMDAYS, from the coding sequence GTGGTATTGAACGCCCCTATTCTCAAGTCTAATGAGCAGCAAGTGCTGGACAAAAAAAGTCAAAATTTAAGTAGTTTTGCGCCAAGACATATTGGTCCTAACTCCGACGACATCCAGCTTATGCTTAAGGTTTTGGGGTTTCCCAGCCTGGATGCCCTAATCGATAAAACAGTTCCCCAGACAATTCGGCTGAAGCAACCGCTAAAGTTACCAGAAGCCGAAAGTGAGTATACAGCACTGGTATTTTTAAAAAAAGTTGCTAGCAAAAATCAGGTTTTCCGTTCATACATCGGTATGGGATATTACGACAGTATTACCCCACCTGTAATTGGGCGTAACATCCTAGAAAATCCTGGTTGGTATACTGCCTACACTCCTTATCAGCCAGAAATTGCCCAGGGGCGACTAGAAGCGCTGCTAAATTTTCAAACCTTAATTATCGACCTCACAGGTTTGGAAATTGCCAATGCTTCCTTACTTGATGAAGCCACAGCCGCAGCTGAAGCAATGAGTCTAAGCTATGGTGTTTGTAAAAATCAGGCAAATGCTTATTTCGTCTCTCATGACTGCCATCCCCAAACTATCGACGTGTTGCAAACACGGGCTAAACCATTAGGGATTAAGATCATTGTCGGCGATCATCAAACATTTGATTTTGATCAACCAATTTTTGGGGCTGTTCTGCAATATCCCGCTAGTGATGGCACCATTTACGACTACCGCGCTTTTATAGAAAAAGCCCATGCTAAGGGTGCATTGGTGACGGTAGCAGCAGATCCTTTAAGTTTAACTTTGCTCACCCCTCCTGGGGAATTTGGCGCTGATATTGCTGTCGGTAGCACCCAGCGCTTTGGTATTCCGTTGGGGTTTGGGGGGCCTCATGCGGCATACTTTGCGACTAAGGAAGAGTATAAGCGGCTGGTTCCAGGGCGAATTGTGGGAGTCTCAAAAGATGCTCAAGGTAAGCCTGCATTACGTCTTGCCTTGCAAACCCGCGAACAGCATATCCGCCGCGAAAAAGCTACTAGTAATATTTGTACTGCACAGGTTTTGTTGGCGGTAATGGCGAGTATGTACGCCGTCTATCATGGGCCTACTGGATTGAAGCAAATTGCCGAAAATATCCATTCTTTGACGGTGTTATTGGCAGAAGGACTGAAGCGTTTGGGTTACAGCATCAGTTCCAAAGATTTCTTTGATACACTGCGAGTAGAACTGGGAAGACACAATTTAAAAGATATTCTGGCAGTTAGTGAACAACTTCAAATTAACCTGCGGGTTTTTGATGCCACTACTGTTGGTATTTCGCTGGATGAAACAACTACGCCAAAAGATTTAATCGACCTCTGGCAGATTTTCGCTGGTACAGATGATTTACCCTTCACTCTAGAACAATTAACTTCTGACTCATCCCCCCATCTCTCTCTCTCCCGTACAAGCACATATCTCACTCACCCAGTTTTTAACCGCTATCACTCAGAAACTGAATTGTTGCGTTATCTGCACAAGCTAGAAAGCAAGGACTTGTCGCTAACTACATCGATGATTCCTTTGGGGTCATGCACAATGAAGTTGAATGCGACTGCTGAGATGATTCCGGTAAGTTGGGAAGAATTTGGCAAGATTCATCCATTTGCACCTGCATCGCAAACTCAGGGTTATCAAATCTTGTTTGAGCAACTTGAGGCATGGTTAGCTGAAATTACTGGGTTTGCGGGAATTTCTCTACAACCAAATGCTGGTTCTCAGGGCGAGTACGCCGGACTTTTAGTAATTCGTCAATATCACGAAAATCGCGGTGAAGCACACCGCAATGTCTGTTTGATTCCCACCTCGGCACATGGGACGAACCCTGCAAGTGCGGTGATGTGCGGGATGAAGGTGGTGGCTGTTGCCTGTGACTCACAAGGTAATATTGACGTTGATGACCTGAAGGCGAAGGCAGAAAAACACAGCAATGAATTAGCCGCCTTAATGGTGACATATCCCTCAACTCACGGTGTCTTTGAGGAGCCAATTCAGGAAATCTGCGCTGTTGTCCATAGTCACGGTGGACAAGTTTACATGGATGGGGCAAATATGAATGCCCAAGTGGGAATTTGCCGTCCTGGAGATATTGGTGCAGATGTCTGTCACTTGAATCTGCACAAAACCTTCTGTATTCCTCATGGTGGTGGTGGCCCTGGTATGGGGCCTATTGGGGTAGCCTCTCATCTTGTGTCTTTTCTCCCTGGACATCCTCTAGTAGGGACTGGGGATTGGGGACTGGGGACTAGGAAAGAGGAAATCCCCAGTACCCAACGTATTGGTGCTGTGGCGGCTGCGCCTTGGGGTAGTGCAAGTATCTTGGTGATTTCTTGGATGTACATCGCCATGATGGGTGCAGATGGTTTGACCGAAGCAACTAAGGTGGCGATTCTCAACGCTAACTACATTGCCAAGAAACTGGAATCGTACTATCCGGTTTTGTATCAGGGGAAAAATGGTCTAGTTGCCCATGAATGTATTTTAGATTTGCGATCGCTAAAAAAATCAGCTGCGATCGAAATCGATGATGTAGCCAAGCGTCTCATGGACTATGGTTTCCATGCACCGACTGTCTCTTGGCCTGTAGGGGGTACAATCATGGTGGAACCTACAGAAAGTGAATCTAAACAAGAGTTGGATCGTTTCTGCGATGCGTTGATTTCTATTCGCCAAGAAATTGCCGAAATAGAAGTTGGCAAAGTGGATATCCAAGATAATGTTTTGAAGAACGCACCCCACACTGCCGAAAGTTTAATTACCGGCGAATGGCAGCATCCCTATTCTCGTGAACAAGCTGCCTACCCTGCGCCTTGGACTCGTGAATATAAATTTTGGCCTGCTGTTGGTCGCATTGATGCAGCTTTTGGCGACAGGAATTTTGTTTGTTCTTGTCTGCCAATGGATGCTTATTCGTAG
- a CDS encoding Uma2 family endonuclease — protein MVQISNKILTLEEFIALPETKPYCEYIDGKIIPKPMPQGKHSTIQGELCHTINSVIEVQKIGWAFPELRCTFIGRSIVPDVAVFSWARLPVDENGDIANTFTVAPDWIIEILSPEQSHTKVTKKILHAFNHGTQMGWLIDPDERFIAAYPARQQPLPFEEIESVLPVPEFCQGLQLTVGDIFGWLKVTA, from the coding sequence CTGGTACAAATATCAAATAAAATATTGACTCTGGAAGAGTTTATCGCACTACCAGAAACTAAACCGTATTGCGAATACATTGATGGTAAAATCATTCCAAAACCTATGCCTCAAGGAAAACATAGCACTATTCAAGGAGAACTATGTCACACAATCAATTCTGTTATCGAAGTCCAAAAAATTGGTTGGGCTTTTCCAGAATTGCGTTGCACTTTTATAGGACGTTCTATAGTTCCCGATGTCGCTGTATTTTCTTGGGCAAGGCTTCCTGTAGATGAAAATGGTGATATTGCCAATACATTTACTGTAGCACCCGACTGGATAATCGAAATTCTCTCGCCCGAACAAAGCCATACAAAAGTTACAAAAAAAATCTTACACGCTTTCAATCATGGGACTCAAATGGGTTGGTTAATTGACCCTGATGAGCGATTCATTGCTGCTTATCCTGCGAGACAACAACCTTTACCTTTTGAGGAAATTGAGTCTGTTTTACCAGTACCAGAATTCTGTCAGGGTTTACAACTGACAGTAGGTGATATTTTTGGATGGTTAAAGGTGACTGCGTAA
- a CDS encoding stage II sporulation protein M, producing MNIQRWIARREPNWQRLDALLKQIEKRGLKSLRSAEIRELASLYRSVAADLARARTQQIGNTLIQSLQSLTTRAYTQIYQGSRRQEWQAILEFYRWGLPDVVQKTFAYIVVATALFLLGVLVAWWYSWQNPSFMTLIVPESLITKVRDEHKLWMGSIVGVEPLASSGITINNLSVSFGAAAGGITFGLYTAYLMVFNGLLIGAVGTLVGQNNLAYPFWAFVFPHGSLELPAIFFAGGAGFLLARAILFPGKYRRGDALKFYGSQAVQLVFGIVPMLIIAGTIEGFFSPNPSIPDAIKYLAGIGLFILLVMYCRRKKA from the coding sequence ATGAATATTCAACGTTGGATTGCGCGACGAGAACCAAATTGGCAACGTCTGGATGCCTTATTAAAACAGATAGAAAAAAGAGGACTAAAGTCTCTACGGTCAGCAGAAATTAGAGAGTTAGCGAGTTTATATCGTTCAGTAGCGGCAGATTTGGCTCGTGCCCGTACCCAGCAAATCGGCAATACTTTGATACAAAGTTTACAATCTTTAACAACTCGTGCCTATACGCAGATTTACCAAGGTTCGCGGCGACAGGAATGGCAAGCGATCTTAGAATTTTACAGATGGGGATTACCAGATGTAGTCCAGAAAACATTTGCATATATTGTTGTAGCCACAGCACTGTTCCTACTGGGGGTACTAGTGGCTTGGTGGTATTCTTGGCAAAACCCCAGCTTTATGACTTTGATCGTACCTGAAAGTTTGATTACCAAGGTGCGAGATGAGCATAAATTATGGATGGGGTCAATTGTTGGTGTTGAACCTCTGGCATCCAGTGGTATTACGATCAATAATTTGTCCGTTTCTTTTGGTGCTGCTGCCGGTGGCATCACCTTTGGTCTATATACAGCCTATTTGATGGTATTTAATGGCTTATTAATTGGTGCTGTTGGCACTTTAGTTGGTCAAAATAATCTGGCTTATCCTTTTTGGGCCTTTGTGTTTCCGCATGGTTCCTTGGAATTACCCGCGATCTTTTTTGCTGGGGGTGCAGGATTTTTATTAGCAAGAGCAATTTTATTTCCTGGTAAATATCGCCGTGGAGATGCACTGAAATTTTATGGCTCTCAGGCGGTGCAGCTAGTATTTGGGATTGTACCAATGTTGATTATTGCTGGTACGATCGAAGGCTTTTTTTCACCTAATCCGAGCATACCTGATGCAATTAAATATTTGGCAGGAATAGGATTATTTATACTTTTGGTAATGTATTGTAGGCGCAAGAAAGCATGA
- a CDS encoding DUF1868 domain-containing protein gives MDDNYQTYLNRLARLTLPEAYRSQAQHIQESSKFQPNSGLREAASFPGYTLITTPAAEEESENSAFYAKLQTYQQELLQLPVNRNLIIPVPPASFHVTLADLIWDHAYLDARENNPKFDEELPFCLAEMFQQYQQLMTNRSHPIKWQMLGLILMPRAIAVCLIPQDESCYEEIIKFRRTIYQNPKLIALGIEQHYHFTAHVTLAYFGEVSSDLDRTSFSTNLSELNEKWLFNLPEFSINRVELRKFDNMTHYYREPDWPILDF, from the coding sequence TTGGACGACAACTATCAAACTTACTTAAATCGGTTAGCACGACTGACGCTGCCAGAAGCCTACAGATCCCAAGCCCAGCATATTCAGGAATCTTCTAAATTTCAGCCAAATTCTGGTTTGAGAGAAGCAGCGTCTTTTCCTGGGTATACGCTAATTACAACGCCTGCGGCAGAAGAAGAATCAGAAAATTCTGCTTTCTATGCCAAATTACAGACTTACCAACAGGAACTTTTGCAGTTGCCTGTAAACCGTAATTTGATTATACCTGTACCTCCTGCTAGCTTCCATGTAACTTTAGCGGATTTAATTTGGGATCATGCTTACCTTGATGCCCGCGAAAATAATCCTAAATTTGACGAGGAGTTACCCTTTTGTTTAGCCGAAATGTTTCAGCAATATCAACAATTGATGACAAATAGGAGTCATCCGATTAAATGGCAAATGCTGGGACTGATACTGATGCCAAGAGCTATAGCTGTTTGTTTAATACCTCAAGATGAAAGCTGCTATGAGGAAATTATTAAATTCCGCCGAACAATTTATCAAAATCCCAAGTTGATTGCCTTGGGTATTGAGCAGCATTATCATTTCACTGCCCATGTTACATTAGCCTATTTTGGGGAGGTTTCATCTGACTTAGACCGCACAAGTTTCAGTACAAATCTTTCGGAATTGAATGAAAAATGGCTGTTTAATTTGCCAGAATTTTCGATCAATCGTGTCGAATTGCGAAAATTTGACAACATGACACACTATTATCGTGAACCAGACTGGCCGATTTTAGATTTTTAA
- the holA gene encoding DNA polymerase III subunit delta, with protein sequence MPIYVYWGEDDFAMEKAITVLRDRVLDPNWISFNYTAFTPDQADAAIQGLNQVMTPTFGAGGRLVWLINTTLCQHCPENVLGELVRSLRVIPENSFLLLSSRNKPDERLKSTKLLKQFATEFREFPLIPPWKTELLVQSVNQVAQTVGVKLTANTAQLLAESVGNDTRLLYNEIEKLRLYAHGTNKPLDVDTVTKLVGNTTQNSLQLAAAIRIGDTAKALTTLADMINASEPGLRIVATLIGQFRTWLWVKIMIESGERNQQAIAIAADIGNPKRIYFLQQEIKLLSMQQLISCLPLLLELEVSLKQGASEMSTFQTKVIELCQVCRGS encoded by the coding sequence ATGCCAATCTATGTTTACTGGGGTGAAGATGATTTTGCGATGGAAAAGGCGATCACTGTTTTGCGCGATCGCGTCCTCGATCCCAATTGGATAAGTTTTAATTACACTGCATTCACCCCAGATCAAGCTGATGCTGCCATCCAGGGGTTAAATCAGGTGATGACACCCACTTTTGGCGCTGGTGGGCGCTTGGTATGGCTGATAAATACAACCCTGTGTCAGCACTGTCCAGAGAATGTCTTAGGGGAATTGGTGCGATCGCTAAGAGTCATTCCCGAAAACTCATTTTTATTACTCAGCAGCCGCAACAAGCCAGATGAACGCCTCAAATCTACGAAATTGTTAAAACAATTTGCTACCGAATTCCGAGAATTTCCCCTCATTCCTCCTTGGAAAACCGAATTACTAGTGCAATCTGTTAATCAAGTAGCCCAGACTGTAGGCGTAAAATTGACTGCCAATACTGCCCAACTGTTGGCAGAATCCGTTGGAAATGATACGCGATTGCTATACAATGAAATAGAGAAATTACGGTTATATGCCCACGGTACCAATAAGCCTTTAGACGTAGATACGGTTACCAAGTTAGTAGGAAATACTACTCAAAATAGTTTACAATTAGCAGCAGCAATCAGAATAGGAGATACAGCGAAAGCTTTGACAACCTTGGCAGATATGATCAATGCTTCCGAGCCGGGATTACGAATAGTTGCCACACTGATTGGACAATTTCGCACCTGGCTATGGGTCAAGATTATGATAGAAAGTGGTGAGCGCAACCAACAAGCGATCGCTATTGCTGCTGATATCGGTAATCCCAAGCGGATCTACTTCTTACAACAAGAAATCAAACTGCTTTCTATGCAACAGTTAATCTCCTGCTTACCTCTACTATTGGAGTTAGAAGTGAGCCTCAAGCAAGGAGCATCAGAAATGTCAACATTTCAGACTAAAGTCATCGAACTTTGTCAAGTATGCCGAGGAAGTTGA